The genomic interval TGTTATATTCCGCATTCGGCATTCGACATTCCGCATTTGCAGGGGTTATTTTATGCTTCTTTTTCACCAAGAAGGACCCATCGTAACCATTACCATTAATCGGCCTGAGGCCCTGAACACCTTCACTCACGAATTGATCCGACAATTGACCGGGGCTATTGTGAGATGGAGTGCGCAGCCAGAAATTCGTATCATCATTCTCACTGGAAGCGGTGATCGTTCCTTTGTGGGTGGCGTGGATGTGCGGGCCATGATGGATTTAGATCAAGAAGGCGCAGAGAAATTTATCACGGATCTGCATCGCTGCTTCCAGGCTATCCGTCAATCCGAGAAGATCGTCATTGCCTCCATCAATGGTTATGCTCTCGGCGGGGGCCTGGAATTGGTGGCCTCCTGTGACCTCCGCCTCGCCTCAGAGCAGGCTCGCTTTGGCATGCCGGAAGTGAAGGTAGGCATCCCTTCCGTTATTGAGGCGGCCTTTCTCCCCAGATTAATCGGTCTTGGCCGGGCCGCCGCCATGGTCTATATTGGTGAAATGATTGATGCCCATGAGGCCTGCCGTATCGGTTTAATCAACAAAGTGGTCCCGCAGGAAAAACTAAAAGAAGCAACCCGGGAAATGACCAGGAAAATACTACAGAACGGCCCTACGGCCATGATTTTGCAGAAAAGACTCATCGCCCAGTGGATGGAATTGGGTCTTAACGCTTCGGTCGAAGCCGGAATCCGGACATTTCGCGAATGCTACAAAACCGATGAACCCCAAGAGGGAATGAAAGCTTTCCTGGAAAAACGGCCACCCTCTTACGCGAGGAAATTGGAAACATAAAATTTTTTGGGGGTTTAGTCCTACATTGATTCACGGGGAGGAAAAATGAACGGCTACACCGGAAGGATCTTACATATTGACTTGTCGAAGCAACAATTCCATATCCGGAATTTCGATGAAGTTTTGGCCAGAAAATTTTTGGGTGGAAATGGGCTGGCGGCTAAGATTCTATATGATGGATTACACCCAGGGATTGAACCTTTTTCTCCGGAAAACATCGTGGTCTTTGCTGTGGGGCCGATCACCGACACTCCCGTACCCAGCACCAGCAGGGCCTACGCGGCTACCAAATCCCCATTGAACCATCTCTTTTTCGACTCTACGTTCGGCGGGCGATTTGCCATCACCCAAAAACGGACCGGTTTTGAAGCCATTGTGATTACGGGAAAAGCCAGCTTTCCCACTTATTTGCGCGTAGACGAAAATGGTGCCCAATTCAAATCGGCCGATTTCCTTTGGGGCAAATTGACGCGGGATACTGTGGATGCTCTCCGCGCAACCGAAGGCGAAGATGCCGATGCAGTGGCCATCGGGCCAGCCGGTGAAAAATTGGTCCGTTTTGCCTGTTTAACCCATTACTGGCGCGGCCGCGAGGGGGTCTCCGGGAGAGGGGGAATCGGTGCTGTCCTCGGTTCCAAAAATCTCAAGGCCATAGTGGTAAAGGGTTCTCGCCAAACAGAAGTCGCTGACCTAAAGGGCTTGCGCGAGTTGATCGATTCCCGCAAGGAAGCATTGGAAAAAGGGACAGCCGGCCTGAAGAATCTCGGAACCCCGGTTCTGGTCAACATGATCAATACCATCGGGGGGCTGGGTGTGCGCAACCTGCAAGAAGAACACAGCCCCCGGGCCCCGGAGATTGGGGGGGAACGAATCAAGGAGCTTTTTTTCGAGCGCAATGATACTTGTTTCGGTTGTCCGATTGCCTGCGGCAAAACCCTTCGCCTTCCTGCCTCTCCAGAACTCCCCGAGGGCCTGCGGTGGAAAATGCCTGAATACGAGACTTTGTTTTCTCTTGGCTCGATGGCGGAAAACTGGGATCCTGGTTCCCTGCTTAAACTCAACGCCCTCTGTGATCAATGGGGGCTGGACACCATCAGCATGGGGGTAACGATTTCCTTTGCCTTAGAATGTTTCGAGAAAGGGCTGCTTTCTTCCCGGGATGCGGGAGGGCGGGCGCTGCGCTTCGGCGATGCGGATTTACTCCTGCAACTGGTCGAAGCAACGGGAAAACGCCAGGGGTTTGGAGATGTCCTGGCCGAAGGTTCTTTTCGCCTGGCTCAGCGTCTGGGGGACCCGGCAGTGGGTTTGCTTTATTGTTTCAAAAAAGTGGAAGTGGCCGGACATTCGGCCCGGGCCCTGAAAGGCATGTCCATCGGTTATGCCACAGCCACACGCGGCGGAAGCCACCACGATGCCCGCCCAACCCTCCAGTATGCCGGAGAGTTCGACCGCACCAAAGCTCAGGGGCAGCCGGCTTTCGCCGTACGGACCCAGAATTTCACCGCCCTCAACGACTCTCTTACTCAATGCCGCTTTGCCAGCGAACGAGGGTATGGAGGCTTGATCAATGAAAATTACGTCAAGATGATTAATGCTGTAACTGGCTGGGACTTGAACCTGGATGAATTGGAACGGCTGGGTGAACGCATATACAATTTGGAGAGGGCTTTTAACTGTCGGGAGGGAGTAAGTCGAAAAGATGACAGCCTGCCCATAAGGGCTACGCAGCAACCGATCCCCTCCGGGCCTTCTCAGGGGATGTACTGCCCGCCGGAAGAATTTCAGGCGATGCTGGATGAATACTATTCCCTGCGGGGTTGGGACGCGAACGGAATCCCGACGGCGGAGAAGTTGCGAGGCTTAGGACTGGATGAAACATTACGAGATCTACATAGGAAGCCGTAAGAAATATTTTTATCAAGACTCTACCAGCCAAAAAACCTTGACAAGGAAATTGCATAATGTATAAATTATACATTATCTACCCAAAATCATCTGCTGTAATTTGGTAGTAAGATTTTTAAAAAAACAGCTCGCTGGGGATGAAAACTTGGAAGCAAGCAAGGAAAAAACGAATAAAATAATGACTGCGGCAGAAGCAGTCCGCCGTTATGTTTTCGATGGGGCAACCGTGGGCATGGGTGGCCAGACCATTGGACGCTGTGCCATGGCTCTTATCCATGAGCTCGTCCGGCAAAAAAAGAGAAATCTTACCTTAGTGGGTTGTAACCTCTCGATCAATATGGACATCCTTGTCGGGGCTGGCTTGGTCAGGCGAACAGAATGCGGGACAGGGAATTTAGAGCGCTTTGGTCCAACGTTTGCCTGGAGAAAGGCCATCGAGGAAGGGAAA from Deltaproteobacteria bacterium carries:
- a CDS encoding aldehyde ferredoxin oxidoreductase family protein: MNGYTGRILHIDLSKQQFHIRNFDEVLARKFLGGNGLAAKILYDGLHPGIEPFSPENIVVFAVGPITDTPVPSTSRAYAATKSPLNHLFFDSTFGGRFAITQKRTGFEAIVITGKASFPTYLRVDENGAQFKSADFLWGKLTRDTVDALRATEGEDADAVAIGPAGEKLVRFACLTHYWRGREGVSGRGGIGAVLGSKNLKAIVVKGSRQTEVADLKGLRELIDSRKEALEKGTAGLKNLGTPVLVNMINTIGGLGVRNLQEEHSPRAPEIGGERIKELFFERNDTCFGCPIACGKTLRLPASPELPEGLRWKMPEYETLFSLGSMAENWDPGSLLKLNALCDQWGLDTISMGVTISFALECFEKGLLSSRDAGGRALRFGDADLLLQLVEATGKRQGFGDVLAEGSFRLAQRLGDPAVGLLYCFKKVEVAGHSARALKGMSIGYATATRGGSHHDARPTLQYAGEFDRTKAQGQPAFAVRTQNFTALNDSLTQCRFASERGYGGLINENYVKMINAVTGWDLNLDELERLGERIYNLERAFNCREGVSRKDDSLPIRATQQPIPSGPSQGMYCPPEEFQAMLDEYYSLRGWDANGIPTAEKLRGLGLDETLRDLHRKP
- a CDS encoding enoyl-CoA hydratase-related protein; the protein is MLLFHQEGPIVTITINRPEALNTFTHELIRQLTGAIVRWSAQPEIRIIILTGSGDRSFVGGVDVRAMMDLDQEGAEKFITDLHRCFQAIRQSEKIVIASINGYALGGGLELVASCDLRLASEQARFGMPEVKVGIPSVIEAAFLPRLIGLGRAAAMVYIGEMIDAHEACRIGLINKVVPQEKLKEATREMTRKILQNGPTAMILQKRLIAQWMELGLNASVEAGIRTFRECYKTDEPQEGMKAFLEKRPPSYARKLET